One Fuerstiella marisgermanici DNA window includes the following coding sequences:
- a CDS encoding ASCH domain-containing protein: MNSAVALAWKTFRLQPDLREEIPQTPTAVFHFCDNEQDANECAELVVAGRKRATCCSLAELETEGVALPKPGDWNVVTGWSGQPVAIIRTVQIEFLRFREVTEEHAAMEGEGDGSLQYWRTAHEAYFRRVLTETQHQFHPDMQLAFEQFELVQAIRA; this comes from the coding sequence ATGAATAGCGCCGTCGCCTTAGCCTGGAAGACGTTCCGGCTTCAGCCCGATCTGAGGGAAGAGATTCCTCAAACGCCAACGGCCGTGTTTCATTTTTGCGACAACGAACAAGACGCCAACGAGTGCGCTGAATTAGTCGTCGCCGGTCGAAAACGGGCGACCTGCTGTTCCTTGGCAGAACTGGAAACAGAAGGAGTAGCGCTGCCCAAGCCGGGCGATTGGAACGTTGTCACGGGCTGGTCCGGCCAGCCCGTGGCCATCATTCGCACTGTGCAGATTGAATTTCTCCGATTCCGAGAAGTCACGGAAGAACATGCCGCAATGGAAGGAGAAGGAGACGGTTCGCTGCAATATTGGAGGACTGCACACGAAGCCTATTTCCGCAGAGTCCTAACCGAAACCCAGCACCAGTTTCACCCGGACATGCAGTTAGCCTTCGAACAGTTTGAATTAGTCCAGGCGATTCGTGCGTGA
- a CDS encoding NAD-dependent epimerase/dehydratase family protein, giving the protein MSKTPINNEELDDWLSTPTDGLRESMRSVFGDVIVLGAAGKMGPTLARMVRRALPDSQQVIAVSRFSNDAAKAELEQHGVRTIRCDLLNRDEVTALPDAPNVIFMAGHKFGTGDRPDLTWMMNAVVPANVGERYKDSRIVMFSTGCVYPLVDVNSGGSVETDVLGPPGEYANSCVARERIFSYYAREFGTPVLLFRLNYAVDLRYGVLHDVATKVLNRQPIDVAMGHVNVIWQGDANARALQCLAHAESPAAAMNVTGRELVSVRELAMRFGELFGVSPEITGAEADTAWLSNASKSFDHFGDVSVSLDEMIQATAGWLQQGGASLGKPTHFETRDGKF; this is encoded by the coding sequence ATGAGCAAAACACCCATCAATAATGAGGAACTGGACGACTGGCTGAGCACTCCGACGGACGGTCTGCGCGAATCGATGCGATCGGTATTTGGTGACGTAATTGTGCTGGGCGCCGCTGGTAAAATGGGGCCGACGCTGGCTCGAATGGTTCGTCGAGCGTTGCCGGACAGTCAGCAGGTGATCGCCGTTTCTCGCTTCAGCAATGATGCGGCGAAGGCTGAGTTGGAACAGCATGGCGTCCGCACCATCCGCTGCGATTTGTTGAACCGTGACGAAGTGACAGCATTGCCCGATGCTCCGAATGTGATCTTCATGGCGGGCCATAAGTTCGGAACCGGCGATCGTCCGGATCTTACCTGGATGATGAATGCGGTCGTACCGGCGAATGTGGGCGAACGCTACAAGGACTCTCGGATTGTCATGTTTTCAACTGGCTGCGTGTACCCGTTGGTCGACGTCAACAGCGGTGGATCGGTGGAGACGGATGTCTTGGGGCCGCCCGGGGAATACGCCAATTCGTGCGTGGCTCGAGAACGAATCTTCAGCTACTACGCTCGCGAATTCGGCACGCCCGTTTTGCTGTTCCGGCTAAACTATGCCGTCGATCTCCGGTATGGAGTGTTACACGACGTGGCGACAAAAGTGCTGAATCGCCAGCCGATCGATGTGGCAATGGGCCACGTAAACGTCATCTGGCAGGGCGACGCAAACGCTCGCGCACTGCAGTGTCTCGCTCATGCTGAGTCACCGGCCGCCGCGATGAACGTCACTGGTCGGGAACTGGTTTCGGTTCGTGAACTCGCGATGCGGTTCGGCGAATTGTTCGGCGTGTCACCGGAAATTACAGGGGCAGAAGCAGATACGGCGTGGCTGTCGAATGCATCAAAATCATTCGACCACTTCGGCGACGTGTCGGTGTCGCTCGACGAGATGATTCAGGCCACGGCAGGCTGGCTGCAACAGGGAGGAGCGTCATTGGGCAAGCCGACTCATTTCGAAACTCGGGACGGGAAGTTCTGA
- a CDS encoding IS1634 family transposase translates to MFIRQCHRIKNGRRHAYWALVESYRSASGPRQRVVAWLGKLDEAGRLGVHQAAEVLAGSDEVAPGVTADQSQPLSRQMRFEFDDDASAVTPRWVEVNAAGVRVENLRQFGGPWMALHLIRTLQLDTFLSNAIPEGRELVGWDVSSLILIIARLLEPASELFTAEQWYPKTALRDLLGVSEERVNDNRLYRTLDQLLPHKDALETHLKNRLGHLFDLEYDLLMYDVTSTYFEGQAERNPLAQRGYSRDNRSDCKQVCIGLVVSRCGMPLGYKVFAGNTADVTTVEHIVETMEARYGKSDRIWVMDRGMVSEDNIEFLREGGRRYIVGTPKSMLKKFEHELLKEDWTSIRDGLEVKVVPWPGSDDPDESEDCNTSPETFILCRSRDRSKKEEAITQRFEKKIEESLIRMTARCDKQKRDPMKVEREIGRLLGKNTRAAKLFDVKVTKTDDGAARIEWSKIEATRDWATLSSGCYLLRTNVSDWSDEELWKAYIQLTEAEAAFRIHKSDLSIRPIWHQKEDRVLAHIFVCFLAYVLWKTLGQLCSKAGLGDEPRRVLAELSEIRSMDVVLPTRTGPEIRTRCVSKPSDHQQILLEKLSLKLPSKIIQKQM, encoded by the coding sequence ATGTTCATTCGCCAATGCCATCGGATCAAAAACGGTCGTCGCCACGCCTACTGGGCGCTGGTCGAATCGTATCGCTCGGCCAGTGGGCCGCGGCAGCGGGTGGTCGCGTGGCTGGGGAAGCTTGACGAAGCCGGTCGACTGGGCGTCCATCAGGCGGCGGAAGTTTTGGCCGGTAGCGATGAGGTTGCACCCGGTGTCACCGCTGATCAGTCACAACCGCTCAGTCGACAGATGCGATTCGAGTTCGATGATGATGCGTCTGCCGTGACTCCGCGATGGGTCGAAGTCAACGCCGCCGGAGTTCGTGTGGAAAACCTGCGACAGTTCGGCGGGCCGTGGATGGCTCTGCACCTGATTCGCACGCTGCAACTGGATACGTTCCTGAGCAACGCGATCCCTGAAGGTCGTGAACTGGTCGGCTGGGATGTGAGTTCGCTGATTCTGATCATTGCGCGGCTGCTCGAACCTGCCAGCGAACTCTTCACCGCCGAACAATGGTATCCGAAAACGGCACTGCGGGATCTGCTCGGCGTGAGCGAAGAACGTGTGAACGATAATCGGCTGTACCGCACACTCGATCAGCTGCTGCCGCACAAGGACGCATTGGAAACGCATCTGAAGAATCGCCTTGGCCATCTGTTCGATCTCGAATACGACCTGCTGATGTATGACGTCACCAGCACTTACTTCGAAGGTCAGGCCGAACGCAATCCGCTGGCTCAGCGTGGCTATTCGCGCGATAACCGCAGCGACTGCAAGCAGGTCTGCATCGGGCTGGTGGTGTCTCGATGCGGAATGCCGCTGGGATACAAGGTGTTTGCCGGCAATACGGCCGACGTTACTACCGTGGAACACATCGTCGAAACGATGGAAGCACGCTACGGGAAAAGCGATCGCATCTGGGTCATGGATCGCGGCATGGTGTCGGAAGACAACATCGAATTCCTGCGCGAAGGCGGTCGACGCTACATCGTCGGCACTCCCAAATCGATGCTGAAGAAGTTTGAACACGAGCTGCTGAAGGAAGACTGGACCAGCATTCGCGATGGCCTGGAAGTCAAGGTCGTGCCGTGGCCCGGCAGCGACGATCCGGATGAATCGGAAGACTGCAACACATCGCCGGAGACATTCATCCTGTGTCGCAGTCGCGATCGATCAAAGAAGGAAGAAGCGATCACACAGCGCTTCGAAAAGAAGATCGAAGAGTCGCTCATCCGCATGACGGCGCGGTGCGATAAACAGAAACGCGACCCGATGAAGGTCGAACGTGAGATCGGCCGGCTGCTCGGAAAGAACACTCGAGCGGCAAAGCTCTTCGACGTGAAAGTCACGAAGACAGATGACGGGGCCGCACGCATCGAATGGTCAAAGATCGAAGCTACGCGTGACTGGGCGACTCTGAGTTCCGGATGCTATCTGCTGCGAACGAATGTCAGCGACTGGTCCGACGAAGAACTTTGGAAGGCGTACATCCAACTGACCGAAGCGGAAGCCGCGTTCCGAATCCACAAAAGCGATCTTTCGATCCGCCCGATCTGGCATCAGAAGGAGGACCGTGTTCTGGCACACATCTTCGTGTGTTTTCTGGCGTATGTGTTGTGGAAGACGCTCGGCCAGCTGTGCAGCAAAGCAGGGCTGGGCGACGAACCGCGCCGTGTGCTTGCGGAGCTGTCGGAGATCCGTTCGATGGACGTCGTCCTGCCCACTCGCACCGGCCCGGAGATCCGCACCCGCTGCGTGTCAAAGCCCTCCGACCATCAACAGATTCTTCTGGAAAAGCTGAGCCTCAAACTGCCCTCAAAAATAATCCAAAAGCAAATGTAG